One Microplitis demolitor isolate Queensland-Clemson2020A chromosome 2, iyMicDemo2.1a, whole genome shotgun sequence DNA segment encodes these proteins:
- the LOC128669068 gene encoding DNA repair protein RAD52 homolog: MAVNHYDLEFLLEQANKLFSRDNWAHEIIDQTIDFVNENNKIVYVGCSTVVRVLLKSGRFHENVGFHEGVSESTGKAFEDARKISYTDALYRTLLSFEEFGELIIKIEEKKKRLEKQKKLKNDWIKKNMVEATVSNKILEEMEKDSMTEV, encoded by the exons atggcGGTAAATCACTAtgacttagaatttttattggaacaagcaaataaattattcagtagAGATAATTGGGCTcatgaaataattgatcaaacaATTG attttgtaaatgaaaataataaaattgtttatgttGGGTGTTCGACGGTGGTAAGAGTTCTTCTCAAATCTGGAAGATTTCATGAAAATGTAGGGTTTCATGAAGGCGTGTCTGAGTCCACTGGGAAAGCTTTCGAGGATGCGAGAAAA atatcATACACGGATGCCCTATATAGGACATTACTATCATTCGAAGAATTTGGCgaactgataattaaaattgaagaaaaaaaaaaaagattagaaaaacaaaaaaaattaaaaaatgattggataaaaaaaa atATGGTGGAAGCTACAGTTAGTAATAAAATCTTAGAGGAAATGGAAAAAGATTCGATGAcagaagtttaa
- the LOC128667342 gene encoding uncharacterized protein LOC128667342, which produces MSKKCKNCNKYLSRIPGYKKIIKNEEEAKVFSDCLNKTVIVNDIFCKKCRLIPYVNKKASTSKCAAFNEVSLSIKESVEELATREVPEETYVYSEDSDNSSDSDFTYKYHLSDDFIEVPLQRVASTHKYCIICQKTTDLMTICLETRIQLFIKKLISIPTGNRCCSMHLIGNYFYKDDLLRLRIVSNTSNVEKTELTLFFNTLSNKSQSSIFDRMNELDMSEDQVKTLTGISWENILNLRSLLTSMRDTRTRSVTQALIIFLFKLKTGNSNETIASIFGLPYAQQVSEYFTQILTSFEKEILPYSFGYNAVSRQQLIANTSDTAKKLLNVNENQLILIVDDTYVRHQKSKNNYFQRRSYSGQKKTHLCKPFAICTTNGFVLDFAGPFSGTLNDATIMKVVLENPSGLKKLLLPNDIFIVDRGFRDVVEFLNDKGFNVLMPAFKGNKLQLSTEEANISRNITKIRWVVEAVHGSIAQKYKLLHYSFDNKMLPKLELLCKTIGFLHNTYEKRLHSDSSLSNIIVQYMKSRMDIENTLSQEVQSQHWNRKKNTLKCLTASELLDFPRLTEDQLKILFTGSYQFSQAISYLAEIMDDQNNLSVQYVKSAPNFIKAEVKSRHINRKVYRIYIHYIPKGNDYNSILRYCCDCPNCKRTVGCCSHVAAIIYYLSYGRYLSRIVRPAEVLTKLFATQSVPIVINYNSDDD; this is translated from the coding sequence ATGTcgaaaaagtgtaaaaattgTAACAAGTACCTGAGTAGGATTcctggttataaaaaaattataaagaatgaAGAAGAAGCTAAAGTGTTCAGTGACTGTTTGAATAAAACCGTAAtagttaatgatattttttgtaagaagtGTCGACTTATCCCATATGTTAACAAAAAAGCTTCTACTTCTAAATGTGCAGCATTTAACGAGGTATCTTTAAGCATAAAAGAATCTGTTGAAGAATTAGCGACTAGAGAAGTGCCGGAAGAAACTTACGTTTACTCTGAAGATTCTGATAACAGTAGTGACAGTgattttacatataaataccATCTGAGTGATGATTTTATTGAAGTTCCACTTCAACGTGTTGCATCTACTCACAAGTATTGCATTATATGTCAAAAAACAACTGATCTTATGACAATATGTTTGGAGACACGAAtacaattgtttattaaaaaactgatTTCTATACCAACAGGTAATCGTTGCTGTTCGATGCACttaattggaaattatttttataaagatgaTTTATTACGTCTCCGCATAGTCTCTAATACTAGTAACGTAGAAAAAACTGAATTGACACTATTTTTCAATACGCTGTCAAATAAATCACAGTCATCAATATTCGATAGAATGAACGAATTAGATATGTCTGAAGATCAAGTAAAGACTTTAACCGGAATATCTTgggaaaatatattaaatcttAGATCATTACTTACATCTATGCGAGATACAAGGACACGGTCTGTTACTCAAgctttaattatatttctgtTTAAACTAAAGACTGGCAATTCAAATGAAACAATCGCAAGTATTTTTGGTTTACCTTACGCCCAACAAGTTTCAGAATATTTCACGCAAATACTGACaagttttgaaaaagaaattttaccgTACTCCTTTGGATATAACGCTGTTTCTCGACAACAACTTATAGCGAACACCAGTGatactgcaaaaaaattattaaatgtcaatGAAAATCAGCTTATACTAATTGTAGATGATACATATGTACGACaccagaaaagtaaaaataattattttcaaaggaGATCGTACTCAGGACAAAAGAAAACACACTTATGTAAGCCATTTGCAATATGTACGACAAATGGTTTTGTCCTTGATTTTGCTGGACCTTTTTCTGGAACTCTAAATGATGCTACAATTATGAAAGTTGTTTTAGAGAATCCTTCAGGCTTAAAAAAACTTCTGTTAcccaatgatatatttattgtagatCGCGGATTTAGAGATGTCGTAGAGTTTTTGAATGACAAGGGTTTCAACGTTCTTATGCCGGCTTTTAAAGGTAATAAACTTCAACTCAGTACAGAAGAAGCTAATATATCGAGAAATATAACGAAAATCAGGTGGGTAGTAGAAGCTGTTCACGGTAGTATTGCCCAAAAGTATAAACTTTTACATTATTCTTTTGATAATAAGATGTTGCCAAAGCTGGAACTGCTATGTAAAACTATTGGTTTTCTGCACAACACTTATGAGAAAAGACTTCATTCGGATAGTAGTTTAAGTAACATTATAGTACAATATATGAAAAGTAGAATGGACATAGAAAATACTTTGAGTCAAGAAGTACAAAGTCAACATTggaaccgaaaaaaaaatacactgaAATGTTTAACGGCATCTGAACTACTTGACTTTCCACGTTTAACTGAAGATCAGCTCAAGATTTTATTCACAGGCTCATATCAGTTTTCACAAGCTATATCTTACTTGGCCGAAATAATGGACGATCAAAATAATCTCTCAGTACAATATGTGAAATCAGCACCTAATTTCATCAAAGCAGAAGTAAAATCAAGACATATAAATAGAAAAGTCTATCGAATTTACATCCACTATATTCCGAAAGGTAATGACTACAATAGTATTCTTCGTTATTGCTGTGATTGCCCTAATTGCAAACGTACAGTGGGATGCTGTTCTCATGTAGcagctattatttattatctatcatATGGACGATATTTGTCCAGAATCGTACGTCCAGCTGAGGTCCTAACTAAGTTATTTGCAACTCAAAGTGTTCcgattgtaattaattacaacaGTGATGATGATTAA